In Edaphobacter aggregans, the sequence CGCACCTTCCCCGCCGACGCCATCATCGTCTGCACCGGCGGCAACGGAGCCATCTTCGGCAAATCCACCAACTCCGTCGTCTGCACCGGCTCCGCCCAGTCCGCCCTCTACCAACAGGGCGCCTTCTACGCCAACGGCGAGTTCATCCAGGTCCACCCCACCGCAATCCCCGGCGAAGACAAGCTCCGTCTCATGTCCGAATCGGCCCGCGGCGAAGGCGGCCGCGTCTGGGTCCCCAAGGACAAGAACGACAAGCGCGTCGCCAAATCCATCCCCGAAGGCGAGCGCTGGTACTTCCTCGAAGAGTGGTACCCCAAGTACGGCAACCTCGTCCCCCGCGACGTCGCCACCCGAGCCATCTTCAAAGTCGTCTACGAACATGGCATGGGCATCGACGGCCAGCCCATGGTATACCTCGACCTAACCCACATCGATCGAGCAACTTTGGACCGAAAACTTGAAGGCATTCTCGAAATCTACGAGAAGTTCGTAGGCGACGACCCCCGCGAAGTCCCCATGAAGATCTTCCCTGGCATGCACTACACCATGGGCGGCCTCTGGGTAGACTTCAACCAGCAGACCAACATCCCCGGCGTCTACGCCGCAGGCGAGGCCGACTACTCCATCCACGGAGCCAACCGCCTCGGCGCCAACTCCCTCCTCTCCTGCATCTACGGAGGCTTCGTAGCCGGCCCGCAAGCCATGGCCTACGCCAAATCCCTCCCCGCACAGGAAGGCGACGGAGGACACGCCGCCGAGCTCCAGCGCCAGAAGGAGTTCAACCAGCTCCTCCTCAACAACCCCGGCACCGAAAACCCCTTCAAGATCTGGCGCGAGCTCGGCGAAACCATGACCAAGCACGCCACCATCATCCGCTACAACGCAGGCCTCGACGAAGCCGACGCCAAGATCGTCGAACTCCTAGCCCGCTACCGCAACGTCAACCTCTCCGACAAGAGCCAGTGGGCCAACACCAGCTTCGCCTTCACCCGCCAGCTCTGGAACATGCTCCAGCTAGGCCGCGTCATCGTCCAGGGCGCACGCCTCCGCGACGAATCCCGCGGAGCCCACTACAAACCCGACTTCCCCGAACGCAACGACGAAAAGTTCCTCAAGACCACCAAGGTCAGCTTCAAAAACGACGCCCCCGCCTTCGAGTTCGAAGAGGTAGATATCCAGTACATCAAACCGCGCCCACGCCGCTACGACGCCACGGCCTAGCTTTATCTTTTGTTGTCGCCTTTTGTTTTTCTTGTTTGTCATCCCGTAGGGATCTGCTGTTGCACTTGCTTTTCTTGTTTGTCATCCTTCGCGAAGCGGAGGATCTGCTTCTAGCCTTTGCTTGTTTTTATCTTTTGCACCTGCTTCGCCTTTGCCGTCATTCTGAGCGCGTCTTTCGAGCGCGAAGAACCCCGAGAGAGCTCCGAGCGCCACAACAGCTCGAACCTTTCTCCCCCAAATTTCGCTTTAGCTTTTGCTGTAAATTATCGAGGGCAACCAACAATGCCAAGCACCATCAACCCGCACCGCTACGACGCAACTGCATAAGGATATGAAACCCGTTCTTCAAGCTAATGAAGTTGCGAACTTGATCGAGCGCTTTTTGGATGGCCATTCATCCTACCCGCAGGAATGGAACGATTTTGTCGAAGCAGGTCGAGTCGAGAATCACCTCAAAATGATTCAGAAAAAGTGTTATGAGTTGGACCCATTAGTGAATCGGCCAGGAAATATGGACGTTGAAGCAGTTACCGAACTGCGAACGATTGTCTCAACGTTACGAGGAGCACAACCAATGCCAAGCACCATCAAAGTCGAGATCAAGCGTCAACCCAACCCCGACGCCCCCGCAACCACCGAGAAGTTCGAGGTCCCCTACCGCCCGGGCATGAACATCACCTCGCTCCTCGGCGAGATCGCGCTCAACCCCGTCGACGTCGCCGGCAAGCCCACCACGCCCATCACCTACGACTCCAACTGCCTCGAGGAGATCTGCGGCTCCTGCGCCATGCTCATCAACGGCAAAGCCGCCATGGCCTGCTCCGCGCTCGTCGACAAGCTCACCGGCCCCAACAAAGACCAGACCATCACCCTCGCGCCCCTCAGCAAGTTCCCCGTAGTCCGCGACCTCGCCGTCGACCGCTCCGTCCTCTTCGAAAACCTCAAAAAGGTCAAAGCCTGGGTCCCCATCGACGGCTCCTACGACCTCGGCCCCGGCCCCCGCCAGGCCCCCCAGATTCAAGAGCAGCGCTACCCCCTCTCCAATTGCATCAGCTGCACCATCTGCATGGAGGTCTGCCCCCAATTCAACGACGCCACCGGCTTCGTAGGCGCCGCCACCATCGCCCAGGCCAAGCTCTTCAACATGGACCCCAGCGGAGCCGTCCTCAAAGAAGAACGCCTCCGAGCCCTCTCCGGAGACGGCGGCATCCAGGAATGCGGCTTCGCCCAAAACTGCGTCCAGGCCTGCCCTAAGCAACTCCCCCTAACCGAAGCCATCTCCGACATGGGCCGCGACGTCTTCGTCCAACAAGTCAAAGACCTCTTCGCGAGATAGGCCATGCTCATCCTCAAATACTGCTGGATGGCAGGATTGACGCTTGCGGTCTTTAGCAACCTTGTCTTGCTAAAGACTGGTCGAATCGGTCCATGTGCAACCAAAACCCAGTTGGCTGCTATGCTCGCGATGTATCTCTTTGGTGTATGTGGAATTGCATCGCTTATATTATGGGCGACTCTCCGCCTACGAAAAGTCGTTGCCAATCGTTCAAATTGAAGGCCCCGAATTCATGCCGGGTGCCGGGTGCCCCATATCTCGATTTTGAGATGTGGGATATTCGCGCAAAGCGCGAACCGCTTTCTTGCCCGGCACGTCCTCTCGAACGACTCCGCTCTAACACCGGCATCCAAAATCGAACCCGGTTCAGTCGGAAAAAGTGCATCCCGCAAACCACGTTTGCCACACATTTTTCCATCAGCTATCCACAAAACACCACGCACAAACACCTGTTTTTCCCAAAAAATCCAGGCATTCACCACCCCAAAAAATCCGGACACAAATCCATCCAAAAAACAAAAAGAGACCCGCCATTTTCGACGGGTCTCTTTCTGCTGATTCCTCTTACTTCGAAAAGATCGAATTCCCCGGAGTCGTCTCGTCATTCGACTTGATCCGGTTCTCCGCCCGCTTGGCGCTCTGCATGGCGATGTGATCCATCTTCTCCTGCTTAGTCTTGCCGACCATCGTGGCATCAGCATTCTGCTCAATCGCCTCATGCGAAGGCCGTGCGCCTGTCTTGGTCGAATTCAGTCCTTGTGCCATTTGCTTCACCTCTTCATAGACAGATGGCCGCCTGAAACCCTCGGTTGCCCTTATTACAGAGTTGCTACAATCACCGTATTCATGCGCGAAACCACCGCACCCAACATGACCCGATCGCCAATGTTTGCAGCCACATCCACGCTGTTCCTTCTCAGCGCATCTTTTATGCACGCCCAGGCAACCCCAACAGGAAAGAAGCAGATGACCGACCCCGCAAAAGTCCACGCCAGCGCCATAGTCATCGACACCCACGCCGACACGCCCCAACGCTTCGTCGACGAGCACTGGAACTTCACCGACCCGCTCAACGGAGGCATGCTGAACTACGACAGCGCAAGGAAGGGCAACCTAGGCGCGCAATTCTTTTCCATCTGGGTCGACCCCGGCCAATACCCCGCCAACGCCTCTGCTCGCCGCACACTCGAACTCATCGACGGCACGCTCGAACAAGTCCGCAAAGCACCAGACAAACTCCAGCTCTGCACCACCCCCGACCAGATCATCGCCGCACACAAAAGCGGAAAATTCGCCGTCCTGATGGGCATAGAAGGCGGCCACTCCATCGAAAACTCCCTGGGCCTCCTCCGCAATTATTACCGCCTAGGCGTCCGCTACATGACCCTCACCTGGTCAAACACCAACGACTGGGCCGACTCCTCAGGAGACATCGACGACGCCACCGTAAAACACCACAATGGCCTAACACCATTTGGCAAAGACGTCGTCCGCGAGATGAACCGCATCGGCATGATGGTCGACATTTCCCACGTCTCCGACAAAACCTTCTGGGACGTCATCGAAACCACCAAAGTCCCCGTCATCGCCTCGCACTCCTCTGCCCGCGCCCTCACCAACGCCCAGCGCAACATGACCGACGACATGATCCGCGCCGTCGCCAAAAACGGGGGAGTCGTCATGGTAAACTTTTTCCCCGCCTTCATCGACGAGCAGTGGCGCCAAGCCTGGAACGCGCAGAAACCCGACCGCCAGAAGGCCCAGGACGCACTAGAAGCCGAGTACAAAGCCAAGGGCCTGCCCGTCCCCTACGCCGCCTCCGACAAGATCGACCGCGAGTTCGCCGCAAAAATCGGGCGCGCACCGTTCAACTCACTGATCGACCACTTCGACCACATCATCAAGATAGCGGGCATCGATCATGTAGGCATCGGTACCGATTTCGACGGCATCCCCGTTCCCCCCGATGGCATCGACTCCGCCGCCGACCTCCCCAAAATCACCACCGCCCTCATGGGCCGCGGCTACTCAGCAGATGACATGAAGAAACTACTCGGCGACAACCTGCTGCGCGTATTCGGCGCGGTGCAAGCTGCCGCAGAGAAGCCTTGAGCCAAACCCTGAAAGAGCCTACTTGCTACCGAGAATGTCGATCTTATTGATGTGAATCGGCTCGGCGAAAAGCTCGCTGGCCTTGGCCATCAGGGCCTTGGCAATCTCTCCGTTGAGATGCGCATCGCGGCCCGCTTCATCGTTGAAGGTGTCGAACACACTGTACTTCCCGCCACCTTCATTGAGACCGTACCATGTAACGGTGCCGGGCTCCTTCTTCGCCATCTCGGCGCCTTGCTTCAAAAAAGCTTCGACCTCGGCTTCCTTCCCCGGTTTCGCCTTCAGCGGCACATAGAGCGCTAATTTCGCCATTTCGTTCATCCTCCGGCTATTTGGATGCTCAAACCTGAACCGGCCTCATTCGCCTTTCTTGAAAT encodes:
- the sdhA gene encoding succinate dehydrogenase flavoprotein subunit yields the protein MAATPRIIVVGGGLAGLAAVIKIAEAGGKVDLFSIVPVKRSHSVCAQGGINAAKNLKGEGDDVFKHFDDTIYGGDFLANQTPVKNMTAQGPAIIDLLDRMGVPFNRTPEGLLDFRRFGGTLYHRTAFAGATTGQQLLYALDEQVRRFEAEGKVTKYEGWEFLSAVLDSKGVCRGICAMDLRTMETRTFPADAIIVCTGGNGAIFGKSTNSVVCTGSAQSALYQQGAFYANGEFIQVHPTAIPGEDKLRLMSESARGEGGRVWVPKDKNDKRVAKSIPEGERWYFLEEWYPKYGNLVPRDVATRAIFKVVYEHGMGIDGQPMVYLDLTHIDRATLDRKLEGILEIYEKFVGDDPREVPMKIFPGMHYTMGGLWVDFNQQTNIPGVYAAGEADYSIHGANRLGANSLLSCIYGGFVAGPQAMAYAKSLPAQEGDGGHAAELQRQKEFNQLLLNNPGTENPFKIWRELGETMTKHATIIRYNAGLDEADAKIVELLARYRNVNLSDKSQWANTSFAFTRQLWNMLQLGRVIVQGARLRDESRGAHYKPDFPERNDEKFLKTTKVSFKNDAPAFEFEEVDIQYIKPRPRRYDATA
- the sdhB gene encoding succinate dehydrogenase iron-sulfur subunit; the protein is MPSTIKVEIKRQPNPDAPATTEKFEVPYRPGMNITSLLGEIALNPVDVAGKPTTPITYDSNCLEEICGSCAMLINGKAAMACSALVDKLTGPNKDQTITLAPLSKFPVVRDLAVDRSVLFENLKKVKAWVPIDGSYDLGPGPRQAPQIQEQRYPLSNCISCTICMEVCPQFNDATGFVGAATIAQAKLFNMDPSGAVLKEERLRALSGDGGIQECGFAQNCVQACPKQLPLTEAISDMGRDVFVQQVKDLFAR
- a CDS encoding dipeptidase; the protein is MTRSPMFAATSTLFLLSASFMHAQATPTGKKQMTDPAKVHASAIVIDTHADTPQRFVDEHWNFTDPLNGGMLNYDSARKGNLGAQFFSIWVDPGQYPANASARRTLELIDGTLEQVRKAPDKLQLCTTPDQIIAAHKSGKFAVLMGIEGGHSIENSLGLLRNYYRLGVRYMTLTWSNTNDWADSSGDIDDATVKHHNGLTPFGKDVVREMNRIGMMVDISHVSDKTFWDVIETTKVPVIASHSSARALTNAQRNMTDDMIRAVAKNGGVVMVNFFPAFIDEQWRQAWNAQKPDRQKAQDALEAEYKAKGLPVPYAASDKIDREFAAKIGRAPFNSLIDHFDHIIKIAGIDHVGIGTDFDGIPVPPDGIDSAADLPKITTALMGRGYSADDMKKLLGDNLLRVFGAVQAAAEKP
- a CDS encoding putative quinol monooxygenase, which codes for MAKLALYVPLKAKPGKEAEVEAFLKQGAEMAKKEPGTVTWYGLNEGGGKYSVFDTFNDEAGRDAHLNGEIAKALMAKASELFAEPIHINKIDILGSK